A genomic region of Metopolophium dirhodum isolate CAU chromosome 1, ASM1992520v1, whole genome shotgun sequence contains the following coding sequences:
- the LOC132933319 gene encoding uncharacterized protein LOC132933319 — protein sequence MKRKTVTKHERMSSSDEGLFEIERFKKCSKTFLIKNTLNFIDYTLFFNYVRDKLILKLKESCLQSSIKFNLHVDSVYERILTQEVRDIAFKTSNTLACNSSNFNKLLNGMFNKLLSEQDQFLAKGSGWSLKTIDVLQLRINTVNPLRGGTYLDLPEYIKDKRAIINVKNNDAKCFKYSILSKFDNRSNKTYLNKKYFKMLETKSGLDFKCIDFPTPISQMKKFERTNDVSINIYSLNDKKHIFPLYICNTERKKHFDLFLFNNDETSHYCYIKNFSRFVRSQKTKNCTKLIICKRCFTTFGNKPCKSKLWGMKGLIEHQHNCRKNQLGKPIMFEEGDDDFIYFKSYKKTQRIPIVIYADFECILTPKKPDEFIQSCKKKKTYITHLHEIMSYGFYVKVDYDIIPKELVKQLKIPRKVVIYRGENAAKKFMENMIDIGNNIKTIYETATPMGKLTEKEEKRFQRIKRCEKCSKHFKKNNLIKVRDHCHFTGKYRQCLCLECNFQITNPSFIPIFFHNLSYDSHFIIRELGCDDQNIHVIPNSSEKYISFSKEIAPTFSIKFVDTFRFMSESLSKLAENLSEDKSRFRETLKIFSAEALDLVTRKGVFPYEYVDNWSKLDDTFLPSKLEFYNSLTDEKISDEDYIHAKNVWHTFDIKTLGEYSDLYLKTDVSILADVFENFRDLCLSTLELDPAHYMTAPGFAFDCMLKYTKVKLSRLKEYNMLLFFEKSIRGGICQSTKRYVKANIPNIEGLDYNANEPITWITYLDCVNLYGKSMLTELPFKDFEWVDDLNIDVTKIADDSEVGYILEVDIEYPKHLHKYHNDFPFLPFNECPPNSKVEKLLTTLSPKKNYIVHYINLKQAISHGLKVVKIHRAIRFSQSKWMASYIKLCTSMRVQAKNEFEKDFWKLLINSVFGKCMENVRARTSIKLVSSEQKARKLMAKTSFKDRTIYSKNLMAIHQHKETIKFDKDEQTHRKMNFIQSNKHIVHSKTMSKLVLSANDDKRYIMDDGINTLAYGHYKLNDSV from the exons atgaaaagaaaaacggttACAAAACACGAGCGGATGTCATCTTCTGACGAAGGTTTATTTGAAATCGAGAGATTtaagaaatgttcaaaaacatttttgattaagaatactttaaattttatagattacacgcttttttttaactatgttagagataaattaattttaaagttaaaagaatcatgtttacaatcatctataaaatttaatttacatgtggATAGCGTATACGAAAGAATACTCACTCAAGAAGTTCGGGACATAGCTTTCAAAACTTCTAATACACTTGCATGTAATTCAtccaatttcaataaattactaaatggaatgttcaataaattattatctgaacAAGACCAGTTTTTAGCGAAAGGATCTGGGTGGTCCCTTAAAACTATAGATGTATTACAATTGAGAATTAATACAGTGAATCCTCTCAGAGGAGGAACGTATCTAGATCTACctgaatatataaaagataaaagagcaattataaatgtaaaaaataacgatgctaaatgttttaaatattcaatactatctaagtttgataatcgatcgaataaaacttatttgaataagaaatattttaaaatgttagaaacaaaaagtggtttagattttaaatgtattgattttccaacaccaatcagtcagatgaaaaaatttgaacgtacaaacgatgtatcaattaatatttatagtttaaatgataaaaaacatatttttcctttgtatatttgtaatactgaaagaaaaaaacatttcgatctttttctgttcaataatgatgaaacatcacattactgttatataaaaaatttttcaagattcgttagaagtcagaaaactaaaaattgtactAAGCTAATTATATGTAAAAGATGTTTTACTACTTTTGGGAACAAACCGTGTAAAAGCAAACTTTGGGGTATGAAAGGATTGATTGAACATCAACATAATTGTAGAAAGAACCAATTAGGGAAACCTATAATGTTTGAAGAGggagatgatgattttatttattttaaaagttataaaaaaactcaaAGGATACCAATTGTTATTTATGCAGACTTCGAATGTATTTTAACTCCTAAAAAACCTGATGAATTCATTcagagttgtaaaaaaaaaaaaacatatattacacatttacatgaaattatgagttatgggttttatgtaaaagtcgactatgatattataccaaaagAGTTAGTAAAACAGTTGAAGATTCCTAGAAAGGTGGTTATTTATAGAGGTGAAAATGCAGCAAAaaaatttatggaaaatatgattgatatcggaaataatatcaaaacaatttacgAAACTGCTACACCAATGGGTAAATTAactgaaaaagaagaaaaacgttttcaaagaattaaaagatgtgaaaaatgttcaaaacattttaaaaaaaataatttaattaaagttcgAGATCACTGTCATTTTACTGGTAAATATAGACAATGTCTTTGTCTcgaatgtaattttcaaataactaaTCCATCATTCAttccaattttctttcataatttatcgTACGATAGCCATTTCATAATTCGAGAGCTCGGTTGCGATGATCAAAATATTCACGTTATTCCTAattcatcagaaaaatatatatccttcAGCAAGGAAATCGCACCtacatttagtataaaatttgtTGATACATTCCGTTTTATGAGCGAGTCATTAAGTAAACTTGCGGAAAATTTATCTGAAGATAAGTCGAGATTTAGAGaaactcttaaaatattttctgcggAAGCACTAGATTTAGTTACACGAAAAGGAGTCTTCCCTTATGAATATGTCGATAATTGGAGTAAATTAGATGATACTTTTCTACCATCAAAGCTAGAATTTTATAACTCTTTAACAGACGAGAAAATTAGTGATGAAGATTATATACATGCTAAAAATGTATGGCATACATTTGATATAAAGACTTTAGGTGAATATagcgatctttatttaaaaactgatgttaGCATACTAGCCGATGTGTTCGAAAATTTTAGAGACTTATGTTTATCTACGCTCGAACTAGATCCTGCTCATTATATGACTGCTCCCGGGTTTGCTTTTGACTGTATGCTGAAGTATACCAAGGTCAAATTATCAAGGTTAAAGGAGTATAACATGTTGCTTTTCTTCGAAAAATCGATTAGAGGCGGGATATGCCAATCAACCAAAAGATATGTTAAGGCAAACATACCAAATATCGAAGGATTGGACTATAATGCAAATGAACCGATCACATGGATTACATATCTCGATTGTGTGAATTTGTATGGGAAGTCTATGTTAACAGAATTaccttttaaagattttgaatggGTTGACGATCTCAACATAGATGTTACTAAAATCGCTGATGATTCAGAAGTCGGATATATATTAGAAGTTGATATTGAGTATCCTAAACAtctacataaatatcataatgattTCCCATTTTTACCGTTTAACGAATGTCCACCAAATTCGAAAGTTGAGAAATTGTTAACTACTTTATcaccgaaaaaaaactatattgtacattacataaatttaaaacaagcaatTTCTCACGGTCTTAAAGTAGTAAAAATTCATCGAGCTATCCGTTTTTCCCAAAGTAAATGGATggcatcatacataaaattatgtacatctATGAGAGTACAAGCTAAAAACGAGTTTGAGAAGGATTTCTGGAAGTTGCTAATTAATAGCGTTTTTGGTAAATGTATGGAGAATGTTCGAGCAAGAACTTCTATAAAACTGGTTTCTTCAGAACAAAAAGCAAGGAAATTAATGGCgaaaactagttttaaagacAGAACTATATATTCTAAGAATCTCATGGCCATTCATCAGCATAAGGAAACAATTAAATTCGACAAG GATGAACAAACTcatagaaaaatgaattttatccaATCAAATAAACATATTGTTCATTCGAAAACAATGAGCAAACTTGTTCTAAGTGCAAACGATGATAAACGTTATATAATGGATGACGGGATAAATACTTTAGCTTATGGTCACTATAAACTTAATGACTCAGTTTAA